A genomic segment from Deinococcus humi encodes:
- a CDS encoding N-formylglutamate amidohydrolase encodes MTDRSPSPRDQLLIVTPHPSGQLPAHILRQMLGDDLFDTPKREAFLRRIFLDGDAYTDLLYSLPGARHVQAPWSRFAVDLNRNRDDRVDNGVIKETDFDRQPLYPPHTQLSEDEREERLRRIWDSFDDAVSAELPGARLMIVGHSMASHGPKLGLDTGTPRPAICLMPGTQAVPTFPHDRWDALKSAAEEAFAQVIAASPFERVTIGEPWSTDTLSLNHSRRSGVPAFGIEFNAGLHLKDGQPMDGAMRQMNAAFAVFAEAALALVN; translated from the coding sequence ATGACAGACCGCTCTCCGTCCCCGCGCGACCAGCTTCTGATCGTCACGCCCCATCCCTCCGGGCAGCTTCCGGCGCATATCCTGCGGCAGATGCTGGGAGACGACCTGTTCGACACCCCGAAACGAGAGGCCTTTCTGCGGCGCATCTTTCTGGACGGCGACGCCTACACGGACCTGCTGTACTCGTTGCCCGGCGCGCGGCATGTCCAGGCCCCCTGGAGCCGCTTCGCCGTCGACCTCAACCGGAACCGGGATGACCGGGTGGACAACGGCGTCATCAAAGAGACGGACTTTGACCGCCAGCCGCTGTATCCGCCCCACACACAGCTTTCGGAGGACGAACGGGAGGAACGCCTGCGGCGCATCTGGGACAGCTTCGATGACGCGGTGAGCGCGGAACTCCCAGGCGCGCGGCTGATGATCGTGGGCCACAGCATGGCCTCGCATGGCCCCAAACTGGGCCTGGACACCGGTACGCCCCGTCCGGCCATCTGCCTGATGCCCGGCACTCAGGCCGTGCCCACCTTTCCACATGACCGTTGGGACGCCCTGAAAAGCGCTGCCGAGGAGGCTTTCGCCCAGGTGATCGCCGCCAGTCCCTTCGAGCGGGTGACCATTGGCGAGCCGTGGAGCACCGACACCCTCAGTCTGAACCACAGCCGCAGAAGTGGCGTTCCCGCTTTCGGCATCGAGTTCAACGCAGGTCTGCACCTCAAGGACGGACAGCCGATGGACGGGGCCATGCGCCAGATGAACGCGGCGTTCGCGGTGTTCGCCGAGGCGGCCCTGGCCCTGGTGAACTGA
- a CDS encoding BMP family lipoprotein: MKKFLTLALAVSVSLAAAQNVRVGIAYDAGGKFDKSFNQSAYEGSQRAKQKLGVQVKDFEPSDPSQVIQGVRSFANEGFDLTIGVGFANNASISQVAKENPDLYFGLVDDVSDVKNVASLTFSEQEGSYLVGYMAGLNSSTGVVGFVGGMDIPLIHKFEAGYTAGVKAANPKARVIAQYVGTTPDAWNNPGKAKEIAGSMRAKGADIIFAAAGASGNGVIDYVKQTQCIKAGNLPSGVKFASDNFKSIKKSADYTKACAGNTRPMFFIGVDSNQNYLGDFDKNPATMNHGLTSMVKRVDNAVYQLIASVKDDEFKGGPRVFGLKDGGVGYAVDQYNKALISSAQVAKVEGIKAQIISGKIKVPTK; this comes from the coding sequence ATGAAGAAATTTCTCACGCTGGCCCTGGCCGTTTCCGTTTCTCTCGCTGCCGCGCAGAACGTGCGCGTGGGCATTGCCTACGACGCGGGCGGCAAGTTCGACAAGAGCTTCAACCAGAGCGCCTACGAGGGCAGCCAGCGCGCCAAGCAGAAGCTGGGCGTGCAGGTCAAGGACTTTGAACCCAGCGATCCCAGCCAGGTGATCCAGGGCGTCCGCTCCTTTGCCAACGAGGGCTTTGACCTGACCATCGGCGTGGGCTTTGCCAACAACGCCAGCATCAGCCAGGTTGCCAAGGAAAACCCGGACCTGTACTTCGGCCTGGTGGATGACGTCTCCGACGTCAAGAACGTCGCCAGCCTGACCTTCTCCGAGCAGGAGGGCAGCTATCTGGTGGGCTACATGGCCGGCCTGAACAGCTCCACCGGTGTGGTGGGCTTCGTCGGCGGCATGGACATCCCGCTGATCCACAAGTTCGAGGCCGGCTACACGGCGGGCGTCAAGGCCGCCAACCCCAAGGCGCGGGTCATCGCGCAGTACGTGGGGACCACACCTGACGCCTGGAACAACCCTGGCAAGGCCAAGGAAATCGCGGGCAGCATGCGGGCCAAGGGCGCGGACATTATCTTTGCCGCGGCGGGCGCGTCCGGCAACGGCGTGATCGACTACGTCAAGCAGACCCAGTGCATCAAGGCAGGCAACCTGCCCAGCGGCGTGAAGTTCGCCAGCGACAACTTCAAGAGCATCAAGAAGAGCGCGGACTACACCAAGGCCTGCGCGGGCAACACTCGTCCGATGTTCTTCATCGGCGTGGACAGCAATCAGAACTACCTCGGCGACTTCGACAAGAACCCCGCTACCATGAACCACGGCCTGACCAGCATGGTCAAGCGGGTGGACAACGCGGTGTACCAGCTCATCGCATCCGTCAAGGACGACGAGTTCAAGGGCGGCCCCCGTGTCTTCGGCCTCAAGGACGGCGGCGTGGGCTACGCGGTGGACCAGTACAACAAGGCCCTGATCAGCAGCGCCCAGGTGGCCAAGGTGGAGGGCATCAAGGCCCAGATCATCAGCGGCAAGATCAAGGTGCCCACCAAGTAA
- the ligA gene encoding NAD-dependent DNA ligase LigA, whose protein sequence is MDQAETPSVQPSPGEYEQYLALSAAVARHNRAYHEEDAPTIPDNEYDALAKRLRALESSHPDWVERAAQEMGADTSPAQAVGGAPSTAFQPVNHPTPMTSLDNVFDDAELAEWREKLARSLNLPPEHDGFVFTGELKIDGLSVNLYYRDGQLQWAATRGNGVTGEIVTAQVATVPGIPTVLEGLSGELEVRGEVYMSRADFAAYNAQAEELGTPLLKNPRNGAAGALRQKDPEVTRTRNLKAIFYALGKRDGVPVTTQGEVLAWLQAQGFSISAYSEQLTGIAAAADYHARMTAHRQNFEFDADGTVFKLDPLRLQEEAGFTSRAPRWAIAYKFPVEEVETVLESISVNVGRTGKLTPLAHLSPRLIEGSTVSKATLHNQDFVRDLDLHLGDTVVVRKSGGVIPQIMRVVMEKRPADAQPFVFPNTCPECGQPVVRAQDDANTYCVNPACPAQTFRLVEYFVSRGAMDIAGVGGKLIAQLLTLGLIHDAADLYALNAETLAGLERGGEKKAANILAELEASKSRPLWRLINALGLDHVGERNAQALANAFGTLDALMAATPEEIEAVPGLGKVIGASVAVALKEEGYVTLLNKLKVAGVNPRGEEVRRGEQLKGLNFVITGSLSRPRDVIKAELEAAGGRVTGSVTGKTSYLIAGEDAGSKLTRAQELEVAVLDEAGLAALLAEKGVV, encoded by the coding sequence ATGGATCAGGCCGAGACCCCCTCCGTGCAGCCTAGCCCCGGTGAATACGAGCAGTACCTGGCCCTGAGCGCCGCTGTGGCCCGCCACAACCGCGCCTACCACGAAGAGGATGCCCCTACCATTCCCGACAATGAGTACGACGCTCTGGCGAAGCGGTTGCGCGCCCTGGAGTCCAGCCACCCCGACTGGGTCGAACGGGCCGCGCAGGAGATGGGGGCCGACACCAGCCCAGCGCAGGCGGTGGGCGGCGCGCCCAGCACGGCCTTTCAGCCAGTGAATCATCCCACCCCGATGACCAGCCTGGACAACGTGTTCGACGACGCCGAGCTGGCAGAGTGGCGTGAGAAGCTGGCCCGCTCGCTGAACCTACCGCCCGAGCATGATGGGTTTGTCTTTACCGGAGAACTGAAGATTGACGGCCTGAGCGTCAATCTGTACTACCGGGACGGTCAATTGCAGTGGGCCGCCACGCGCGGCAATGGGGTGACCGGCGAGATCGTGACCGCGCAGGTGGCGACGGTGCCGGGCATCCCCACGGTCCTGGAGGGCCTGAGCGGGGAACTGGAAGTGCGCGGCGAGGTTTACATGAGCCGCGCCGACTTTGCCGCCTACAACGCTCAGGCCGAAGAACTGGGCACCCCTCTGCTCAAGAATCCCCGCAACGGCGCGGCGGGTGCGCTGCGTCAGAAGGACCCGGAAGTGACGCGCACCCGTAACCTCAAGGCCATCTTCTACGCGCTGGGCAAGCGGGACGGCGTGCCCGTCACCACCCAGGGCGAGGTGCTGGCCTGGCTGCAGGCCCAGGGCTTTTCCATCAGCGCCTACAGCGAGCAGCTGACGGGTATTGCCGCCGCCGCCGATTACCACGCCCGCATGACCGCCCACCGTCAGAATTTTGAATTCGACGCCGACGGTACGGTGTTCAAGCTGGACCCGCTGCGCCTGCAGGAGGAGGCGGGGTTCACCAGCCGGGCCCCACGCTGGGCGATTGCCTACAAGTTCCCGGTGGAGGAAGTGGAAACGGTGCTGGAGAGCATCAGTGTCAATGTGGGCCGCACCGGCAAGCTGACGCCGCTGGCGCACCTGTCGCCCCGCCTGATCGAGGGCAGCACGGTCAGTAAAGCCACGCTGCACAACCAGGATTTCGTCCGTGACCTGGATCTTCACCTTGGCGATACCGTCGTGGTCCGCAAGTCCGGCGGCGTGATTCCGCAGATCATGCGCGTGGTGATGGAAAAGCGTCCGGCGGACGCGCAGCCCTTCGTGTTCCCGAACACCTGCCCCGAGTGTGGTCAGCCGGTCGTGCGCGCCCAAGACGACGCCAACACCTACTGTGTCAACCCGGCCTGCCCGGCGCAGACCTTCCGCCTCGTGGAGTATTTCGTGTCGCGCGGCGCGATGGACATCGCGGGCGTGGGCGGCAAGCTGATCGCTCAATTGCTGACGCTGGGACTGATCCACGATGCGGCGGACCTGTACGCGCTGAACGCCGAGACGCTGGCCGGGCTGGAACGCGGCGGCGAGAAGAAGGCCGCAAACATCCTGGCCGAACTGGAGGCCAGCAAGTCCCGTCCGCTGTGGCGCCTGATCAATGCGCTGGGCCTGGACCACGTGGGCGAGCGCAACGCCCAGGCGCTGGCGAACGCCTTTGGCACGCTGGACGCGCTGATGGCCGCTACTCCCGAAGAAATCGAGGCGGTCCCCGGACTGGGCAAGGTGATCGGCGCGAGTGTGGCAGTGGCGCTTAAGGAGGAGGGCTACGTCACGCTGCTCAACAAGCTGAAGGTGGCTGGCGTCAATCCGCGGGGGGAGGAAGTCCGCCGGGGCGAGCAGCTCAAGGGCCTTAACTTCGTCATCACCGGGAGCCTGAGCCGCCCGCGCGATGTCATCAAGGCTGAGCTGGAAGCTGCCGGAGGGCGCGTCACTGGCAGCGTGACCGGCAAGACCTCGTATCTGATCGCCGGGGAGGATGCCGGAAGCAAGCTGACCCGCGCCCAGGAACTGGAAGTGGCGGTGCTGGACGAGGCCGGGCTGGCCGCGCTGCTGGCCGAAAAAGGGGTGGTGTAG
- a CDS encoding Asp23/Gls24 family envelope stress response protein yields MASNPTQSIPAPSSDVEISKNVLMEIAATTITGIEGTEVASAPLNMGAVLRNQSGARKSRALRVTRDGGSVSVDVGLNINFGQNLVNVSRQVQRAVCENIELMTGLKVSAVNVTVQGVCVPAAPATRSQP; encoded by the coding sequence ATGGCAAGCAACCCCACTCAGTCCATCCCCGCCCCCAGCTCAGACGTCGAGATCAGCAAGAACGTTCTAATGGAGATCGCCGCCACCACCATCACCGGCATTGAGGGCACCGAAGTCGCCTCTGCGCCGCTGAACATGGGCGCGGTGCTGCGCAACCAGAGCGGTGCCCGCAAATCCCGCGCCCTGCGCGTGACCCGCGACGGCGGCAGCGTCAGCGTGGACGTGGGCCTGAACATCAATTTCGGGCAGAATCTGGTGAACGTCTCGCGGCAGGTGCAGCGCGCTGTGTGCGAGAACATCGAGCTGATGACCGGCCTCAAGGTCAGCGCCGTCAACGTGACCGTGCAGGGGGTGTGCGTGCCCGCCGCGCCTGCCACTAGGAGCCAGCCTTGA
- the nusB gene encoding transcription antitermination factor NusB, whose protein sequence is MTRRREKAAQPVGTRRAAREFAFRVLFEADRGDLPLDTVFTRAEGQMRDGDDTFPRLNEEALTFARELVDGIGAHRADIDETLQRTIRGWSFGQMAQTDLNVLRLATFEMGYTGEPHPPVIESAVRIARKFGGDDSGRFVNGVLAGLSRSMKTAPVAPQLDEQESEEQGLPGQEASAQEAGESGPEERG, encoded by the coding sequence TTGACCCGCCGCCGTGAGAAGGCTGCCCAGCCCGTCGGCACCCGCCGCGCTGCCCGCGAATTCGCCTTCCGTGTGTTGTTCGAGGCCGACCGGGGCGATCTGCCACTGGACACGGTGTTCACCCGCGCCGAGGGCCAGATGCGCGACGGCGACGACACCTTCCCCCGCCTGAACGAGGAAGCGCTGACTTTCGCCCGCGAACTGGTGGACGGCATCGGGGCACATCGCGCCGACATCGACGAGACCCTGCAGCGGACCATTCGTGGCTGGAGCTTCGGGCAGATGGCCCAGACGGACCTCAACGTGCTGCGGCTGGCGACCTTCGAGATGGGGTACACCGGCGAGCCTCACCCCCCGGTGATCGAGAGCGCCGTCCGTATCGCGCGCAAATTTGGCGGCGACGATTCGGGACGGTTCGTCAACGGCGTGCTGGCGGGCCTCAGCCGCAGCATGAAAACAGCCCCTGTCGCGCCGCAGCTGGACGAACAGGAGTCCGAGGAGCAGGGACTGCCTGGACAGGAGGCGTCCGCACAGGAGGCGGGGGAGAGCGGGCCAGAGGAGCGCGGGTGA
- a CDS encoding bifunctional 5,10-methylenetetrahydrofolate dehydrogenase/5,10-methenyltetrahydrofolate cyclohydrolase gives MSARVLAGPPVAAALLADAAARASRLPAQPNLVIVSVGDDPASLSYVRGKSRKAGEVGLRNTVHALAETTTQAELLTLIDTLNRDDDVNGILVQLPLPAQIAEAAVLHAIDPRKDVDGFHPLNVGELWAGRPALTPCTPAGIMFLLEHHGVPVAGARAVIVGRSHLVGRPLAALLLNADATVTVAHSRTRDLGSVTREADILVAAAGTPGLITPDMVKPGATVIDVGINRVLKPDGKGHLVGDVHPDVAGVAGALTPVPGGVGPMTVAQLLANTVRAAELQHAARADLEAAGEFVR, from the coding sequence GTGAGCGCACGGGTGCTGGCCGGGCCACCCGTCGCTGCGGCGCTGCTGGCGGACGCCGCGGCGCGGGCTTCGCGCCTGCCCGCCCAGCCCAATCTGGTGATCGTGAGTGTGGGTGACGATCCCGCCAGCCTCAGTTACGTGCGCGGCAAGTCGCGCAAGGCCGGCGAGGTGGGCCTGCGAAACACGGTCCACGCGCTTGCGGAAACCACCACCCAGGCCGAGTTGCTGACACTGATCGATACCCTCAACCGTGACGATGACGTGAACGGCATTCTGGTCCAGCTGCCGCTGCCCGCGCAGATCGCCGAGGCCGCCGTGCTGCACGCCATCGATCCGCGCAAGGATGTGGACGGCTTTCATCCCCTTAACGTGGGCGAGCTGTGGGCGGGGCGCCCGGCGCTGACGCCCTGTACCCCTGCCGGGATCATGTTCCTACTGGAGCACCACGGGGTTCCGGTGGCGGGCGCGCGGGCGGTGATCGTGGGCCGCAGCCATCTGGTGGGCCGCCCGCTGGCCGCACTGCTGCTGAACGCCGACGCCACCGTCACAGTGGCCCACAGCCGGACCCGCGATCTGGGAAGTGTCACGCGCGAGGCCGATATCCTCGTTGCCGCTGCCGGAACCCCCGGGCTGATCACGCCGGACATGGTCAAACCTGGGGCCACGGTCATCGACGTGGGCATCAACCGTGTGCTGAAGCCGGACGGCAAGGGCCATCTGGTGGGCGACGTTCATCCGGACGTGGCGGGTGTGGCTGGGGCGCTGACCCCGGTGCCCGGCGGCGTCGGCCCCATGACCGTCGCGCAACTGCTGGCGAATACCGTCCGGGCCGCTGAGTTGCAACACGCCGCCCGCGCTGACCTTGAGGCTGCCGGTGAATTCGTTCGCTGA
- a CDS encoding divergent PAP2 family protein, which produces MNSFAELLSNRWLWTAILASTSAQLFKVFLILLIERRWRPAAFMETGGMPSSHSAMVAALTTGVGLSEGVGSAPFAISSVFALIVMYDATGVRHASGQQGALLNELISELRDVVRAGFAPLPVRVLLGHTYLEVLIGILLGVGAGVLAFRVL; this is translated from the coding sequence GTGAATTCGTTCGCTGAGCTACTGAGCAACCGCTGGTTGTGGACCGCCATCCTGGCCTCCACGAGCGCGCAGCTCTTCAAGGTCTTTCTGATCCTGCTGATCGAGCGGCGCTGGCGCCCTGCCGCCTTCATGGAAACGGGCGGCATGCCCAGCAGTCACAGCGCCATGGTGGCGGCCCTGACCACGGGCGTCGGACTCTCTGAGGGCGTCGGCAGCGCGCCGTTTGCCATCAGTTCCGTCTTCGCCCTGATCGTCATGTACGACGCCACCGGGGTCCGGCATGCCAGTGGTCAACAGGGTGCCCTACTCAACGAACTGATCAGCGAGCTGCGCGACGTGGTGCGCGCAGGCTTCGCGCCCCTGCCGGTGCGCGTGCTGCTGGGCCACACTTACCTGGAGGTCCTGATAGGCATTCTGCTGGGAGTTGGCGCGGGCGTTCTGGCCTTCCGGGTGCTGTAA
- a CDS encoding glutamine synthetase III, protein MTQASNTQDFDVNSAARNWRVEATAQPTPSELVTEKFASDVLTADQLKTRMSKSAFKSLQATAERGEKLDPSIADTVALAMKTWAMEKGATHYTHWFQPLTGGTAEKHDSFLNPAGDGVAIMSFSGKELIQAEPDASSFPSGGLRATFEARGYTAWDPSSPAFIVRHANGATLCIPSVFASWKGEALDLKTPLLRSIEALNKAVTPALKLFGASEGTRVTSSLGAEQEYFLIAEEYYYRRPDLVMSGRTLFGAKPPRGQELEDHYFGAIPDRILSFMTDAEMQLYALGIPVKTRHNEVAPGQFEVAPIFEHSNIAADHQQLMMQVLRTTARKYGLVCLMHEKPFAGINGSGKHCNWSMATDAGENLLDPGDTPDENMQFLFFTSAVLKAVDEHQDLLRACVASASNDHRLGAAEAPPAIISIFLGSELSDIFERLASGQGGRGKSAGLMGLGSRVLPEIPVHAGDRNRTSPFAFTGNKFEFRAVGSSQSISFPITVMNAIVADSVGDLMTDLQTRLDGGMELSTALAELVRETYKTHKRIVFDGDGYSDEWHHEAEHERGLLNLRTALDALEHLHSPKNIELFGKLKILNDRELAARQEIMYDIYFKTVNIEGETTEYMAQRQILPAALAYLAALKNVPESSRAAAGVSREVSDMTDKLYDALQVLREQNAAQGGEEVHEKAYHMRDHVLPAMREVRTVADRLENMIDFKLWPLPTYRQMLFVK, encoded by the coding sequence ATGACTCAGGCCAGTAACACCCAGGATTTCGATGTCAACTCGGCGGCCCGCAACTGGCGGGTAGAGGCCACCGCGCAGCCCACCCCCAGCGAACTGGTGACCGAGAAATTCGCCAGCGACGTGCTGACAGCCGACCAGCTCAAGACCCGCATGAGCAAGAGCGCCTTCAAGAGCCTGCAGGCCACGGCCGAGCGCGGCGAGAAGCTGGACCCCAGCATTGCCGACACCGTGGCGCTAGCGATGAAAACCTGGGCGATGGAGAAGGGCGCGACGCACTACACCCACTGGTTCCAGCCCCTGACCGGCGGCACGGCCGAGAAACACGATTCCTTCCTGAATCCCGCCGGGGACGGCGTGGCGATCATGTCCTTTTCCGGCAAGGAGCTGATCCAGGCCGAGCCGGACGCCTCCAGCTTCCCCTCGGGCGGCCTGCGGGCCACCTTTGAGGCGCGCGGCTACACCGCCTGGGACCCCAGTAGCCCCGCCTTCATCGTCAGGCATGCCAACGGCGCGACCCTGTGCATCCCCAGCGTCTTCGCGTCGTGGAAGGGCGAGGCACTCGACCTCAAGACGCCGCTGCTGCGCTCCATCGAGGCGCTGAACAAGGCGGTGACACCGGCCCTCAAGCTGTTCGGTGCGTCCGAAGGCACCCGCGTCACCAGTAGCCTGGGCGCCGAGCAGGAATACTTCCTGATTGCCGAGGAGTACTACTACCGCCGTCCCGATCTGGTCATGAGCGGGCGTACACTGTTCGGCGCGAAGCCCCCGCGCGGGCAGGAGTTGGAAGACCACTATTTCGGCGCAATTCCCGACCGCATTCTCAGCTTCATGACCGATGCCGAGATGCAGCTGTACGCGCTGGGCATCCCGGTCAAAACCCGCCACAACGAGGTGGCACCCGGGCAGTTCGAAGTGGCCCCGATCTTCGAGCACTCCAACATCGCCGCCGACCACCAGCAGCTGATGATGCAGGTGCTGCGGACCACCGCCCGCAAGTACGGCCTGGTCTGCCTGATGCACGAGAAGCCTTTCGCAGGCATCAACGGCAGCGGCAAGCACTGCAACTGGAGCATGGCGACCGATGCGGGCGAGAATCTGCTCGATCCCGGAGACACCCCTGACGAGAACATGCAGTTCCTGTTCTTCACCTCCGCGGTCCTCAAGGCTGTGGACGAGCATCAGGACCTGCTGCGCGCCTGCGTGGCGAGCGCCAGCAATGATCATCGTCTGGGAGCCGCCGAGGCCCCGCCCGCGATCATCAGCATCTTTCTGGGCAGCGAGCTGAGCGACATCTTCGAGCGTCTTGCCAGCGGTCAGGGCGGGCGCGGCAAATCGGCCGGCCTGATGGGGCTGGGCAGCCGCGTGCTGCCCGAAATACCGGTGCACGCCGGGGACCGCAACCGCACCAGCCCGTTTGCCTTTACCGGCAACAAGTTTGAATTCCGCGCGGTGGGCAGCTCCCAGAGCATTTCCTTTCCCATCACGGTCATGAACGCCATCGTGGCGGACTCGGTGGGCGATCTGATGACCGATCTTCAAACCAGGCTGGACGGCGGCATGGAGCTGAGCACGGCCCTGGCCGAGCTGGTGCGCGAGACGTACAAGACCCATAAACGCATCGTGTTCGATGGCGACGGCTACAGCGACGAGTGGCACCACGAGGCCGAGCACGAGCGTGGCCTGCTGAACCTGCGCACCGCCCTGGACGCCCTGGAACACCTGCACAGCCCCAAGAACATCGAGCTGTTCGGCAAGCTGAAAATCCTGAATGACCGCGAACTGGCGGCCCGGCAGGAAATCATGTACGACATTTACTTCAAGACCGTGAACATCGAGGGCGAAACCACCGAATACATGGCCCAGCGTCAGATCCTGCCTGCGGCCCTGGCGTATCTGGCGGCCCTGAAGAACGTGCCGGAAAGCAGCCGCGCCGCTGCTGGCGTGAGCCGTGAAGTCAGCGACATGACCGACAAACTGTACGACGCCCTGCAGGTTCTACGTGAACAGAACGCGGCCCAGGGCGGCGAGGAAGTGCATGAAAAGGCCTACCACATGCGTGATCATGTGCTGCCGGCCATGCGCGAGGTGCGCACCGTGGCCGACCGGCTGGAGAACATGATCGACTTCAAGCTGTGGCCGCTGCCGACGTACCGTCAGATGCTGTTCGTGAAGTAA
- a CDS encoding ATP-binding cassette domain-containing protein has protein sequence MTQQQSIEVYGARENNLQDVSLHIPKGRITVFTGVSGSGKSSLVFDTIAAEAQRQLNETFTAFVQGFLPHYGQPDVDRIEHLNAPIIIDQKRVGGGARSTAGTYTDIAAPLRLLFSRFGQPSAGPAFAYSFNTPQGMCPECEGIGKTTQLDLDRLLDRRLSLNGGAILHPEFRVGKWMWKMYPLSGLFDNDKPIEDYTPEELHALLYGADVKVSFGEFGSKYEGLVERMTRMYLKKDAAAMTERGRKVFEDFTTSQTCPVCHGARLNAAALNCRIDGQNIADVSELEITGLIAFLERLSDPAAARVAGHLKERLQHLVDIGLGYLSLNRETATLSGGESQRLKMIRHLGNSLTEMLYILDEPSVGLHARDVARLTGLLRKLRDKGNTVLVVEHDPDVIAVADHVVDIGPGAGTHGGQVVFEGSYSALQQADTLTGRFLGQHLPIKQEVRQPTGHLTVRNASLHNLKNVTVDIPTGVLTVVTGVAGSGKSSLINDVFLAQHPEAIVIDQSRVGANSRSAPATYTGIMDDIRKAFARTNDVSPSLFSFNSEGSCPECNGLGVIYTDLAFMEGMTSVCEVCEGKRFKEEVLTYHLRGHSIADVLEMTAEQALAFFTEKKIAAVLKAMNDVGLGYLKLGQPLSTVSGGEGQRLKLATELHKKGSVYVMDEPTTGLHLSDIGMLMRLIDRLVEGGNTAVLIEHHLDVIRQADWVIDLGPEGGSAGGEVLYEGPPQGLKSCARSLTGQFL, from the coding sequence ATGACCCAGCAGCAGTCCATTGAGGTGTACGGCGCACGCGAGAACAATCTGCAGGACGTTTCGCTCCATATTCCTAAGGGGAGGATCACAGTCTTCACTGGCGTTTCTGGTTCTGGCAAGTCCTCGCTGGTCTTCGATACCATCGCCGCCGAGGCGCAGCGTCAGCTCAACGAGACGTTCACGGCCTTCGTACAGGGGTTCCTGCCGCATTATGGTCAGCCGGACGTGGACCGGATCGAACACCTGAACGCGCCGATCATCATCGATCAGAAGCGGGTGGGCGGCGGCGCACGGTCCACGGCGGGCACCTACACCGACATCGCCGCGCCGCTGCGCCTGCTGTTCTCGCGCTTCGGCCAGCCCTCTGCGGGACCGGCCTTCGCCTACTCGTTCAACACACCGCAGGGGATGTGCCCGGAGTGCGAGGGGATCGGCAAAACCACGCAACTGGATCTGGATCGCCTGCTGGACCGCCGCCTGTCGCTGAACGGCGGGGCCATCCTGCATCCCGAATTCAGGGTGGGCAAGTGGATGTGGAAGATGTATCCGCTCTCGGGGTTGTTCGACAACGACAAACCGATTGAGGACTACACCCCGGAGGAACTACACGCCCTGCTGTACGGCGCGGACGTAAAGGTCTCGTTTGGGGAGTTCGGCTCCAAATACGAGGGCCTGGTGGAGCGCATGACGAGGATGTACCTCAAAAAGGACGCCGCCGCCATGACCGAGCGGGGCCGCAAGGTCTTTGAAGACTTCACCACCTCCCAGACCTGTCCGGTCTGCCACGGCGCACGGCTGAACGCGGCAGCACTGAACTGCCGCATTGACGGGCAGAACATCGCCGACGTGTCGGAACTGGAAATCACCGGACTGATCGCCTTTCTGGAGCGCCTCAGCGACCCGGCGGCGGCGCGGGTGGCCGGCCACCTCAAGGAGCGCCTGCAGCATCTGGTGGACATCGGGCTGGGCTACTTAAGCCTGAACCGCGAAACGGCCACGCTGTCCGGGGGCGAATCGCAGCGCCTCAAGATGATCCGGCACCTGGGCAACAGCCTGACCGAGATGCTGTACATCCTCGACGAGCCCAGTGTGGGCCTGCACGCCCGCGACGTGGCGCGGCTGACCGGGCTGCTGCGGAAGTTGCGGGACAAGGGCAATACCGTGCTGGTGGTGGAACACGACCCGGACGTGATTGCGGTGGCCGATCACGTGGTGGACATCGGGCCAGGGGCCGGAACGCACGGTGGGCAGGTGGTGTTCGAGGGAAGTTACTCCGCGCTGCAGCAGGCCGACACCCTGACCGGGCGGTTTCTGGGTCAGCACCTGCCGATCAAGCAGGAGGTCCGCCAGCCGACCGGCCACCTGACGGTCCGCAATGCCAGCCTGCACAACCTCAAGAACGTGACCGTGGACATTCCCACAGGGGTGTTGACGGTGGTGACCGGCGTCGCAGGGTCGGGCAAGAGTTCCCTGATCAACGACGTTTTTCTGGCACAGCACCCCGAGGCCATCGTGATCGACCAGTCCCGTGTAGGCGCCAACAGCCGCTCGGCCCCGGCCACCTACACGGGAATCATGGACGACATCCGCAAGGCCTTCGCCAGAACCAACGACGTGAGCCCCTCATTGTTCAGCTTCAATTCAGAGGGCAGTTGCCCCGAGTGCAATGGTCTGGGCGTGATCTACACCGACCTGGCTTTTATGGAGGGCATGACCTCCGTGTGCGAGGTCTGTGAGGGCAAGCGCTTCAAAGAAGAGGTGCTGACCTACCACTTGCGCGGTCACTCGATTGCCGACGTGCTGGAAATGACGGCGGAGCAGGCGCTGGCCTTTTTCACCGAGAAGAAGATCGCCGCCGTCCTGAAGGCCATGAATGACGTGGGCCTGGGTTACCTGAAACTGGGACAGCCGCTGAGCACCGTGTCGGGCGGCGAGGGCCAGCGCCTCAAACTCGCCACGGAACTGCACAAGAAGGGCAGCGTCTACGTGATGGACGAACCCACCACGGGTTTGCATCTCTCGGACATCGGCATGCTGATGCGCCTGATCGACCGGCTGGTGGAGGGCGGCAACACCGCCGTGCTAATCGAGCATCATCTCGACGTGATCCGGCAGGCCGACTGGGTAATCGACCTGGGACCCGAGGGCGGCAGCGCAGGCGGAGAGGTGCTGTACGAGGGACCGCCGCAGGGCTTGAAATCCTGTGCGCGGAGCCTGACCGGGCAGTTTCTGTAA